A section of the Bifidobacterium sp. ESL0728 genome encodes:
- a CDS encoding glycoside hydrolase family 3 N-terminal domain-containing protein: MQENKELPYRNPQLSDEERIADLLGRMTLEEKVGQMLQLDARGGDLEHLIVERHVGSILHTSPSDLPKAAEMVRTRTRLGIPLVVGDDCIHGYSFWPGATIYPEELGMASSWDPAKVEKAARATAEEVSTTGVHWTFSPVLCIARDTRWGRVGETFGEDPTLIGEFGSAMVRGYQGGAKAGEPLAKDAILACAKHFAGYSETQGGRDASEADLSHRKLTSWFLPPFERVAREGVGTFMLGYESIEGVPVTFNHWLLSKKLRGDWGYKGMLVTDWDNVGRSVWEQKIKPDFVHASADAVKAGNDLVMTTEQFYDGAIEAVKTGLLKESELDEAVSRILAVKFRLGLFEDPRLPDQKRIDAVIGSDAHRQTNLELTRESVVLLRNGSFSWKSTDKTNNAEDCDDSAKDAKPVLPLDGKAIHNLAVVGPLADDAQTQLGDWAGNSGQVSWMPEGQPREMITTVLDGLRAIGEDDGFEVTYAKGSEVVVLVDDPFGPVFPDNQPRPKVAQSAPIDQAQLDEAVDAAKAADAVVAVVGDTIPLIGEGRSTATLKLQGGQVALLDALADVAKTESKPFVVVLMSSKPQVLPDSALNADALIWAPSPGMEGGRAIAEIIMGITAPSGRLPITFPRDAGQLPVYYNQIRGQHGWRYADLTQDPAFAFGEGLGYTTFSYGKPQIEGGDTPFGTDDTLHVSIDVTNTGSRSGTEVVQAYVGDLVTSVSWTDRELKTFRRVDLEPGETKAVTLDIPIEACSIVDADANRIVEPGEFELLVGHSSRRRDLKRVTFTVK; this comes from the coding sequence ATGCAAGAAAACAAAGAATTACCGTATCGGAACCCACAACTTTCCGATGAAGAGCGTATCGCCGATCTTTTGGGGCGCATGACGCTTGAGGAGAAAGTCGGGCAGATGCTCCAGCTTGACGCCCGTGGAGGTGATCTGGAACATCTCATCGTCGAGCGGCATGTTGGCTCGATTTTGCACACCAGCCCGAGCGATTTGCCCAAGGCTGCGGAAATGGTGCGCACACGGACCAGGCTCGGCATTCCGCTGGTAGTCGGCGACGATTGCATTCACGGCTATTCGTTCTGGCCCGGTGCCACGATCTATCCGGAAGAGTTGGGCATGGCCTCCTCGTGGGACCCGGCCAAGGTGGAGAAGGCTGCGCGTGCCACGGCCGAGGAGGTTTCGACGACCGGCGTGCATTGGACGTTCTCTCCGGTACTTTGCATCGCCCGCGACACCCGTTGGGGCCGCGTTGGCGAGACCTTTGGCGAGGATCCTACGCTGATCGGTGAATTCGGTTCCGCGATGGTTCGCGGTTATCAAGGCGGCGCCAAAGCGGGGGAGCCGCTGGCCAAAGACGCCATTCTGGCCTGCGCCAAGCATTTCGCCGGGTATTCGGAGACACAGGGAGGACGCGACGCCAGCGAGGCCGACCTTTCGCACCGCAAGCTGACCTCCTGGTTCCTGCCGCCGTTCGAACGGGTCGCCCGTGAAGGTGTCGGCACGTTCATGCTCGGCTACGAATCCATCGAAGGCGTGCCCGTGACCTTCAATCACTGGCTTTTGAGCAAGAAGCTGCGCGGCGACTGGGGCTACAAGGGCATGCTGGTCACCGATTGGGACAACGTCGGCCGTTCGGTCTGGGAGCAGAAGATCAAGCCTGATTTCGTCCACGCCTCAGCCGACGCCGTCAAGGCCGGCAACGATTTGGTGATGACCACCGAGCAGTTCTACGACGGTGCCATTGAGGCCGTCAAGACCGGACTGTTGAAAGAAAGCGAACTCGACGAAGCCGTTTCGAGGATTCTTGCGGTGAAGTTCCGTCTGGGGCTTTTCGAGGATCCACGTCTGCCCGACCAGAAGCGCATCGATGCAGTCATCGGCAGTGACGCGCATCGCCAGACCAATCTTGAACTGACCCGTGAGTCGGTGGTGCTCTTGCGCAATGGTTCATTCTCCTGGAAATCCACTGATAAGACAAACAATGCGGAAGATTGTGATGATTCCGCGAAGGACGCCAAGCCGGTACTGCCTCTTGACGGCAAGGCTATACACAACCTCGCGGTCGTTGGGCCGCTCGCCGACGATGCCCAGACGCAGCTGGGTGACTGGGCCGGCAACTCCGGCCAGGTCTCGTGGATGCCGGAAGGGCAGCCCCGCGAGATGATCACGACGGTGCTCGATGGCTTGCGTGCCATCGGCGAGGACGACGGTTTTGAGGTCACCTATGCCAAAGGTTCCGAAGTGGTGGTGCTCGTCGACGATCCGTTCGGTCCGGTATTCCCGGACAATCAGCCCCGTCCGAAGGTTGCCCAATCCGCGCCGATCGATCAGGCTCAGCTCGACGAAGCCGTTGATGCGGCCAAGGCGGCCGATGCCGTGGTCGCCGTCGTAGGTGACACCATTCCTCTGATCGGCGAAGGCCGTTCCACCGCAACGCTCAAGTTGCAGGGTGGTCAGGTGGCGCTGCTCGATGCGCTCGCAGACGTTGCCAAAACCGAAAGCAAGCCGTTCGTCGTCGTGCTGATGAGCTCGAAACCGCAGGTGTTGCCGGACAGCGCGTTGAACGCCGATGCCCTGATTTGGGCACCGAGCCCAGGCATGGAAGGCGGCCGTGCCATCGCCGAAATCATCATGGGCATCACCGCCCCGAGCGGTCGCTTGCCCATCACTTTCCCTCGCGATGCTGGCCAGCTGCCAGTCTACTACAACCAGATTCGCGGCCAGCACGGCTGGCGTTATGCCGACCTGACGCAGGACCCGGCCTTCGCGTTCGGCGAGGGATTGGGCTACACCACCTTCTCTTACGGCAAGCCGCAAATCGAAGGTGGCGACACGCCGTTCGGCACCGATGATACCTTGCATGTTTCGATAGATGTCACCAACACCGGCAGCCGTTCTGGAACTGAAGTGGTGCAGGCCTATGTCGGCGATTTGGTGACGTCGGTGAGCTGGACGGACCGCGAGCTGAAGACCTTCCGCAGGGTTGATCTCGAACCAGGCGAGACCAAGGCGGTCACGCTCGATATCCCGATCGAAGCCTGCTCCATCGTCGACGCCGATGCCAACCGCATCGTCGAGCCCGGCGAGTTCGAGCTCTTGGTCGGCCATTCCTCCCGTCGTCGTGATTTGAAGCGAGTCACATTCACGGTCAAGTAG